From Salmo salar unplaced genomic scaffold, Ssal_v3.1, whole genome shotgun sequence:
gatagaggggctgagtgaatgtggtctggactctgtggaggagggtcattgtgtcagagacactgtagaaggacagagtacctgccttgtgatccaggtacactcctactctggaggactgagggcctgatactttagtcacaacattattgtgtctgaaataataaccacctctatagcactgtaaactccaggacttgttattgaatccaaatctattacctctctctgttctgctgatgtctttatatgagactgctgtaataACCCAACCCCcagtccactccacctcccagtaacagcgtccagtcagaccctctctacacagaacctggtaatggttggtgaatctgtctggatgatcaggatatggttggacttggtctgtacaggtcacctttctgttcccttcagacagagagaggtatgtgcctgctgtgtttgggtccagtgtgagctgacaggaatctgggagaagagcagagaccaatgaggggagtcagaacaataagttaagtcagatactgtatctaccctgtctttgattagagcacagcagagatcaaatcagagaaatatgaggagtcagatagatacccagtctttgattagatctactattgctatatatttctagagggattgttaggagtggcagtaaaagagactgttagttacttcacaataaagagactcacattgtaacaactgttctctggtcttgggctctggaggcagaacaacctccactatattcactacagacacacaaacacattgacagagagaggggaatgttatcatcataccatattccacatgtatatgactagtagggaactttcaatggtctaaagttgatgttctgattgttttcaacacacctgtagtggagatcttggtccattctcctttaaggaagtcttctagtttctctctcagttcagacacagtcttactcacatctccaaagtactgaagaggacggacaacgatgctgggtaagtctgaagatacactgatactggagagagactgataactctggagagagagagacagagagagagagagagagagagagacagacagagacagagagagggacagagggacagagagagagaaagagagagagacagaggaacagagagagagagacagaggaacagagagagagacacagagacagagagacacagagagaggggggacacagacagggggacagggggacacagacagggggacacagagcgggacacagagagagggacacagagagagggggacacagacagagagggggacagagagagagagagagggggacagagagagagagggggacagagagagagagagagggggacagagagagagaggggggacagagagagacagagagagagagagaccgagagagagaggagggacagagagagagacacagagagagagacagagagagacagagagagacagagagagagagggacacagacagagagacacagagagagagagagacacagagagagagagagagagagagagagagagagagagacagagagagagagagaaagacagagagagagagggacacagagggacacagagagggagagagggacacagagagagggggggacacaagagagggggggacacagagagggggacacagagaggggggacacagagagagggggacacagagagaggggggggacacagagagagggggggacacagagagaggggggggacacagagagaggggggacacagagagggggacacagagagaggggggacacagagagagggggacacagagagagggggacacagagagagggggacacagagagaggggggacacagagagaggggggacacagagagaggggggacacagagagagggacagtgggaaagagaggagggagagagagagagagaggagggacagagagagagaaaggagggacagaaagagagagaggagggacagagagagagagagaggagggacagagagagagagagagagagggggacagagagagagagagggacagagagagagagagggacagagagagagagagagggacaagagagagagagagggacagagagagagagagacacagagagagagagagagagagagagagagagagacagagagagagacagagagagagagagagacagagagagagggacagagggacagagagagagagagagagagagggggacagagagagagagagagagggggacagagagagagagaaagaggggacagagagggagagagagagagggggacagagagaggggacagagagagagagagagagagagagagaggggacagagagagagagagagagagagggggacagagagagagagagagagaggggacagagagagagagagagagggggacagagagagagagggggacagagagagagagagagagagagagagagaggggacaccgaggggggacacagagagagggacagagagagagagagaggagggacagagagagagagggacacagagagagagagagagagagagagggacacagagagagagagaggagggacagagagagagagagggacagagagagagagagaacagagagagagagagggacagagagagagagagggacagagagagagagagagagagggacagagagagagagagagggacagagagagagagagagagacacagagagagagagagagagacacagagagagagagagagacacagagagagagagagagagacacagagagagagagagagacagagagagagagagagagagggacagagagagagagggacagagagagagggacagagagagagggacagagagagagagagagagagaggggacagagagagagagagagaggggacagagagagagagagagagagggggacagagagggagagagagagagggggacagagagggagagagagagggggacagagagggagagagagagaggggacagagagagagagagagagagggggacagagagagagagagagagagagggggacagagagagagagagagagagagggggacagagagagagagagagagagagggacagagagagagagagggggacagagagagagagagagaggggggggacagagagagagagagagagagagagggggacaccgagggcgggacacagagagagggacagagagagagagagaggagggacagagagagagagggacacagagagagagagagagagagagagggacagagagagagagagatacagagagagagagagagagggacagagagagagatacagagagagagagaggagggacagagagagagagagagagagagagatacagagagggagagagagagacacagggagagagagagacacagggagagagagagacacagggagagagagagacacagggagagagagagagagagagagagagagagagagcgagaggtagagagagacagagagagagagggacagagaggacaacataatgattgagatgaatagttccacattaagttaatttcacatcacatgtaacaagacagtttagttacctggaggaaatggatgtgatcctctgtgtgtgagagctgctccagctcagtgcttctcttcctcagctcagctatctcctgcttcagttgctccaggactccttcagcttcactcacttgatccttctcttgggctctgatcagctccttcacctcagagctccttctctcaatggagcggatcagctcagtaaagatctgatcactgtcctccactgctgcctgtgcagagcgctgttaagagagagagagagagagagagagagagggacagagagagagagagagagagagagagagagagagagggacagatagagagagagagacagagagagagagagagaggagagagagagagagagagagagggacagagagagagagagacagagagacagagagagagagagacagagagagagacagagagagagagagaacagagagagagagagaggacagagagagagagagagagagagagggacagagagagagagagagagagagagagagagaggagacagagagagagagagacagagacagagagagagagagacagagagagagacagagagagagacagagagagagagagagagagagagagagagagagagaggacagagagagagagagagggacagagagagagagacagagagagagacagagagagagagagaggagagagagagacagagagagagacagagagagagagagacagagagagagagggacagagagagagacagagagagagagagagagggacagagagagagacagagagagagagacagagagagagacagagagagagacagagagagagcagagagagagagagagagagagagagagagagagagagagagagacagagagagagagacagagagagagagagagagaggggacagagagagagagagagagagacagagagagagagagagacagagagagagacagagagagagacagagagagagacagagagagagacagagagagagacagagagagagagacagagagagagagagacgagagagagagagagagagagacagagagagagagacagagagagagagacagagagagagagacagagagagatagcagttagttaatacaCGACCTTTCCAGCACTGGAGCTTATAGAGCACCCTCCACCATACCCTGCCatgctctcagccccccacaaccccctgcctctgatgccccttccctcccgctaagcccacctccgtacggtacagtagcctctgtgctgctttgagtcagaacgctgccaccctgctctccaggtccaccaaacccagtgatcagtggttcctcccagacccacggcccagtcaccacccccctcctctcgtgtgggtctccagcagctgccaggcccctCAGTACTGCAGCATAGAAATCAGAGACCCCTGTTGTATTGAGTCTCTCAGAGACGACctcagagttgacaaggtaaaactctgttgttctgccgctgaacaaggcagttaacccactggtccccagggaggccgtcattgtaaatagaatttgttcttaactgacctgcctggttaaataaaggtttcattaaaaagtctggcaataacttaacttttcattatttagacagactcctctaaataataaatataataaaataacaaaacaacagttaaatggtaagtactatacataggtttatttaaaaaataacaatagaacctatttagtactataatggtatttactaacataatattattactataatagtttctaaaggggttctaggctaccctaccctagaattagggttcaggataaaacaggttatacgtagggttagagtttctgtacagcactttgtgacatctgctgatgtaaaaaggtctttataaatacattagattgattgttaggttcagggtatttaaagagataaactgtatgggtttatatctctcttgctcctccctgtggtcttctgtgggaactacatacctcattcaccacacttgataggctcataatctgaggtagcaactgagtcagagctacaaatcaatgatctccacctatccattaggtttacaactcagtgaacctgcgcagcattctctctatttgatgtctacgaaccaacagatttcaacgattatcatattacccagcagccatttagaaacaaataaaataaggttagttaataatcagttacctgaggtaaacctacaaggttaacgcgggctggaagagaattacttcaaaaccacagcaaacagctgggacatatagtaatattatatatatataatattatatcactgggctcctctgtgctaacaaaccctgtgtaccacccttccctgtttaaccttgaatttcgttcagaaaaacacttccacatttagcaaaacgaaccaactctttacggatctgttcggtggtaataaacggaggcagattagacaccactactcttgtcgaaatcagcaccaacacaacccctcacataaatcatactggtaactagccgggtaacaagactcaccttttacattaccacaaccaccgccttgttcattctggatacagagtgtatatgttcctctcccacctgttcaccgaccaggatcaataattcctccacaccattctccacaacgcacctgaagagacagcgtttcttctccactcggttgaggacatcaaactaccctactccctcctcaactctaaccgataaacagcggaaaccgataaacaaaccctcccaccatgacaaaatacatttggaaaataggcaaaagaatagctgcactctttacgaacgacaaaacctcacgttaccaacttcttcttcttctatggtataatggcggtcctcaaaccaacgttaaaggagcgtggcgcctcctactgtgctggagtgtgttcaatcacggtttacaccatttctaaatcctcctacctaactcagtacttctgagaaaataaaaaagatccctactaacttctaatagaccctcaatgaccctacacttcaatctttccatctcttcaacatccttacaacaatataacaacacatgctccaccgtttcattgacaataccctccagacacaaaccattcacatgctgccaaccagatggaaggaccagttcaatgtacaatgtcctaaacacaatcgaggaaacaccacctcttccttcctaatctgacctttgaaccttggtccaccgacctttctttggagggcatataaatgccgtcccttgtgctcagagtcccatctcttctgccacacatctatcaaaatgtctctgatctcacatttgtcctcacctctacccagtggaacattaatatatattagatcttgttttaaagttattttagctaactagtctacaatttcattccattccacacctgaatgtgctgggacccagcagaatctcactactagacccattctctcaattctccataataacattaatacctccaatagtaggtcactcctaatagatttaccagatgataaactattcaatacagacagagaatctgaggatactataattctaacaggctgtacgtcctccacccactggaggacaactattatcaccaacagttcaactgagtacactgacagttcatctgttagtcttctacatatctgcacatcacattcaggaaggtaaacacctgctcctgtgggcccactatctgggcccttggatccatctgtgaaaagaggtaaaaaagcataacaacttctaccaatgtaattgtcaaccagtttccctttatcactgacttctgacccaatctttccttttgtctaccaaggttagatcaacaacaggatctgggagtaaccatggaggaacatcccctatcaccacagaaagggccaacctccaactccctgaaactactctcatcagcaagctttccaactgtccaaccaaaaccactgccttgtctactagtatattcccaacagtcatctagaacagtagcagtgggatgctcaacctcacagcctttcaacccaataagctaatgacaacatcaggccaactaaccctacactcattaaaacccactacccccattccactactttgaccctatctgctcctgcaccaggccaactaaccctacactcattaaaacccactaccccattccactactttgaccctatctgctcctgcaccaggccaactaaccctacactcattaaaacccactaccccattccactactttgaccctatctgctcctgcaccaggccaactaaccctacactcattaaaacccactagcccattccactactttgaccctatctgctcctgcaccaggccaactaacccctacactcattaaaacccactagcccattccactactttgaccctatctgctcctgcaccaggccaactaaccctacactcattaaaacccactagcccattccactactttgaccctatctgctcctgcaccaggccaactaaccctacactcattaaaacccactaccccattccactactttgacccgaTCTGCTCCTGTAACCAGGCCAccggcctgggaggacgggacaccaccactcaacacaccctggaactcttctgaagtcaaatctagtatgaccaaatacttctctgcagctgccaccaaaacatattttttttcctgtgatttacattccatttctgcggtacagttgataaccatttgctatgaacactaagaagccaaccttactgaagcatatatcactggttggcccatccctctgtgctgtcacagatctactactcacagggatcctctcagcatccctcagccttgacccatcctcctttactttcttcactgcctcagcagtgacaacctgttcccaacagtggggtcagtgggattggataggggcccctctacctctctctctctctgcctggaggagacaggtgaaatggtgtgtctcctctggtcaacaatactcaccttgagagactccacagcctgttggagctccttcagctccttctctctctcctggaatctctgctggaccttctgctgactcatccccagctgcctctgtggagaatcactcttcaatcagctatcaagctttattagtccagtagatcaatagtatagtaatgtgacatagggcccatagagaggaagatctaaaaaaatggatggtccatttactaaatgatatttatttgttgctatgtgaatgattatagtttttatggtaggactacatgtatcaacaggttgagactgaactttggactcataaaagggcattcagaatgataatagtctttgacattataaaatggtgatacatttagagaatctgggttgacatatcaatatactcaaggtttgtgttcatatttgttctgctgaggattcatttcatttcaatgatctcatattcaaacagccttagttcctactgtatctttaattctttgtttatcagacagtcaccaacaagttgttctggtcttacctgtttctcagtcctctctgctgcagctgacactgtatcatggcctttatgttcatccatcaaACACTGATAACAGATACagtgctgatcggtacgacagtaaacctccagcagtttgtcatgatgagagcagatcttctcctgtagttgtgcggtggctttgaccagcttgtgcttcttcaaagcaggagattcgtagtgagattggaggtgagtctcacagtaagaggccagacacgccagacaggacatgagggctttctgctttctggtcccagtgcagacatcacacgccacatctctaggtccagcatagcacagagacggagggggagcagcctggagtcctgtcttcttcagtttctccaccagctcagccaacatgttatttttactcagcgtaggcctcggactgaaggtctgtctgcactgaggacagctatagacccctttcagaacatcctgatcccagcagccctcaatacagctcctacagtaactgtgtccacaggggatggtgactggttccttcagtagatccagacagacagaacaacagaactggtcctggtccagcagaactccctgttgagccatttggacggttgttcactctcacacagacagacgacacagagactcagatcagtttcgtttcctcagaagagagtttgtgaagggggagggatttcctggttctgccagaggggtggggttagagggagggaggggttagagggagggaggaagagagagaggaactgcatgcaacatcaagagggagacaaatagtcttgttccttggttagagcccttaacatggaataaatgaaataatgaatcttaaaatgtgagttaTTAGAATATAAATGGTAACagtttctatgaagtacatattataattattttaatgacctttataatgccttataatacacttatgtgttctaataagcaataaggcctgaggaggtgtggtatatgtaaGGATTGCGgacctggtggcagtgaagtcagacgcaggagagcagagataggtaatagccggagcagtttaatacaaaacgaacctacatgggtacaaaacccgatgcgcaccagtaacagagtacaagcacttacaaacaaacaattccacacaaggacatgggggaacagagggttaaatacacaacaattcatgatggaaatggaaacc
This genomic window contains:
- the LOC106599775 gene encoding E3 ubiquitin/ISG15 ligase TRIM25-like, producing MAQQGVLLDQDQFCCSVCLDLLKEPVTIPCGHSYCRSCIEGCWDQDVLKGVYSCPQCRQTFSPRPTLSKNNMLAELVEKLKKTGLQAAPPPSLCYAGPRDVACDVCTGTRKQKALMSCLACLASYCETHLQSHYESPALKKHKLVKATAQLQEKICSHHDKLLEVYCRTDQHCICYQCLMDEHKGHDTVSAAAERTEKQRQLGMSQQKVQQRFQEREKELKELQQAVESLKRSAQAAVEDSDQIFTELIRSIERRSSEVKELIRAQEKDQVSEAEGVLEQLKQEIAELRKRSTELEQLSHTEDHIHFLQSYQSLSSISVSSDLPSIVVRPLQYFGDVSKTVSELREKLEDFLKGEWTKISTTVNIVEVVLPPEPKTREQL